The following coding sequences are from one Phycisphaeraceae bacterium window:
- a CDS encoding HDOD domain-containing protein, protein MSVDAQTREQSVNNAIREISHIATLPEITLRIVQLVEDPKSTAQDLHKVIANDPALCARILKVVNSAFYGLPGQIGSINRAIVLLGLNAVKNIAIAASLAKLFRGGALTPGFAAKDLWVHSMGVAAASKAIAETLKIGLTDEAFLAGLIHDIGIVVEIQYDRHRLVEVLGKVNATPEGVPQADMLACEEEVFGATHQDFGKALCDKWKFPRSFSNVTGFHHNPLSLPADQRTLAGIVCLADHFAASLPGAFRLDMLTVEPPADVMDELKLSLNAANEICAKLPEANEVVQAMLA, encoded by the coding sequence ATGAGCGTCGACGCACAGACCCGCGAGCAGTCCGTCAACAACGCGATCCGGGAGATCAGCCACATCGCCACGCTGCCGGAGATCACGCTCCGGATCGTGCAGCTGGTGGAGGATCCCAAGTCGACGGCGCAGGACCTGCACAAGGTGATCGCGAACGACCCGGCGCTGTGCGCCCGGATCCTGAAGGTCGTGAACTCCGCGTTCTACGGGCTGCCGGGGCAGATCGGGTCGATTAACCGGGCGATCGTGCTGCTGGGGCTCAACGCGGTGAAGAACATCGCGATCGCGGCGTCGCTGGCCAAGCTCTTCCGCGGCGGGGCGCTGACGCCCGGCTTCGCGGCCAAGGACCTGTGGGTGCACTCGATGGGCGTCGCCGCCGCGAGCAAGGCGATCGCGGAGACGCTGAAGATCGGGCTGACCGACGAGGCGTTCCTGGCGGGGCTGATCCACGACATCGGGATCGTCGTCGAGATCCAGTACGACCGGCACCGGCTTGTCGAGGTGCTCGGCAAGGTCAACGCGACGCCCGAGGGGGTGCCGCAGGCCGACATGCTGGCGTGCGAGGAGGAGGTCTTCGGTGCGACGCACCAGGACTTCGGCAAGGCGCTGTGCGACAAGTGGAAGTTCCCCCGCTCGTTCTCCAACGTCACGGGCTTCCACCACAACCCGCTGTCGCTCCCGGCCGACCAGCGGACGCTGGCCGGGATCGTGTGCCTGGCGGATCACTTCGCGGCGTCGCTGCCCGGGGCGTTCCGGCTGGACATGCTCACGGTGGAGCCGCCCGCGGACGTGATGGACGAGCTGAAGCTCTCGCTGAACGCGGCGAACGAGATCTGCGCGAAGCTGCCCGAGGCCAACGAGGTCGTCCAGGCGATGCTGGCCTGA
- the neuC gene encoding UDP-N-acetylglucosamine 2-epimerase (hydrolyzing), giving the protein MSRRGGRRTVAVVTGTRAEFGLLAPVMRAVAAHPRLRLRVVAAGAHFLPPARTIREVRAAFPRSVAAEVRMQRAGAGERLEDAAAVGRGMEGFARAFAAMRPDWVVVLGDRIEAFAAASAASIGGIAVAHIHGGDRAEGIADEAMRHAITKLSHVHLAATARSAERIVRMGERVEHVRVVGSPAIDGLRGIRAMGDAEAARLGDPRVVVLLHPSGLEDGDEARLARGVVEGVRRSGLGPVLVLAPNHDPGRTVVMSELERFGAAAKQAEHLPRERFVALLKRLAGRGQRGVMIGNSSAGLIEAAAVRLPVVNVGPRQEGRERAGNVADVPLGKVGRVGVIAEALKRAASGDRPRAGHPYGDGRAGVRIARVLADVTVEPGSAGLLRKRNRY; this is encoded by the coding sequence ATGAGCCGGCGCGGTGGTCGACGCACGGTGGCGGTGGTCACGGGGACTCGCGCGGAGTTCGGCCTGCTGGCGCCGGTGATGAGGGCGGTCGCGGCGCATCCGCGGCTTCGGCTCCGGGTTGTCGCGGCGGGGGCGCACTTCCTGCCGCCGGCGCGGACGATCCGCGAGGTGCGGGCGGCGTTCCCGCGGAGCGTGGCGGCCGAGGTTCGGATGCAGCGGGCCGGCGCGGGTGAGCGACTGGAGGACGCGGCGGCCGTGGGGCGGGGGATGGAGGGATTCGCCCGCGCGTTTGCGGCGATGCGGCCGGACTGGGTGGTGGTGCTGGGGGACAGGATCGAGGCGTTCGCCGCGGCGAGCGCGGCGTCGATCGGCGGGATCGCGGTGGCGCACATTCATGGCGGTGACCGGGCGGAGGGGATCGCCGATGAGGCGATGCGGCACGCGATCACCAAGTTGTCGCACGTGCACCTCGCGGCGACGGCGCGTTCGGCCGAGCGGATCGTGCGGATGGGGGAGCGGGTGGAGCACGTGCGAGTCGTGGGGTCGCCGGCGATCGACGGGCTGCGGGGCATCAGGGCGATGGGGGATGCCGAGGCGGCGCGGCTGGGCGATCCGCGGGTGGTGGTGCTGCTGCATCCATCGGGGTTGGAGGATGGCGACGAGGCGAGGCTGGCGCGGGGGGTTGTGGAGGGCGTGCGGCGATCGGGGCTTGGGCCCGTGCTGGTTCTCGCGCCGAACCATGATCCGGGGCGGACGGTCGTGATGTCCGAGTTGGAACGATTCGGGGCTGCGGCGAAGCAGGCGGAGCACCTGCCGCGGGAGCGGTTCGTGGCGCTGCTGAAGAGGCTGGCCGGGCGCGGGCAGCGCGGGGTGATGATCGGGAACTCGTCGGCGGGGCTGATCGAGGCGGCGGCGGTGCGCCTGCCGGTGGTGAACGTTGGGCCCAGGCAGGAGGGGCGGGAGCGGGCGGGGAACGTGGCGGATGTCCCGCTGGGGAAGGTGGGGCGTGTGGGGGTGATCGCGGAGGCGTTGAAACGCGCGGCGAGCGGCGATCGGCCGCGGGCGGGGCATCCGTATGGCGATGGGCGCGCGGGGGTGAGGATCGCGCGGGTGTTGGCGGACGTGACTGTGGAGCCCGGATCGGCCGGGCTGTTAAGGAAGCGGAACAGATACTGA
- a CDS encoding N-acetylneuraminate synthase family protein gives MRIGSREIGPEQSPYIIAELGVNHDGSVDRAMELVRAADEAHADAVKLQLFETDRLMSRAARLAVYQSRAGESDPFAMLRRLELGIDQMRPVVEHARDLGMQTIVTVFSVELVAVAEGLASAYGGFDAYKTASPDITNRPLLEALAATGKPLILSTGAATLDEVSRAIGWLAGARDRLAVLQCVSAYPTPMEHASLGGIAAIRGVFGEPVGYSDHTPSIETGWMAVACGASILEKHFTYSRSAAGPDHAASLEPVEFMEYGAKAVERRLSARRGGAGGEGAEHVTCPVSAPPGKPVLAIEEDVRTVSRQSLTTTRALPAGHRLAREDLTIKRPGTGIPPYELDATLGRVLVRGVEADMPLTQGDLGEERA, from the coding sequence ATGAGGATCGGATCGCGCGAGATCGGCCCGGAGCAATCGCCCTACATCATCGCCGAGCTGGGGGTGAACCACGACGGGTCGGTGGACCGGGCGATGGAGCTGGTGCGAGCCGCGGATGAGGCGCACGCCGACGCGGTCAAGCTGCAGTTGTTCGAGACGGACCGGTTGATGAGCCGGGCGGCGCGGCTGGCGGTGTACCAGTCGCGGGCGGGGGAGTCTGATCCGTTCGCGATGCTGCGGCGTCTGGAACTGGGGATCGACCAGATGCGGCCGGTGGTGGAGCACGCGCGGGACCTGGGGATGCAGACGATCGTGACGGTGTTCAGCGTGGAACTGGTGGCGGTGGCGGAGGGGCTGGCGAGCGCGTACGGCGGGTTTGACGCGTACAAGACGGCGTCGCCGGACATCACGAACCGGCCGTTGCTGGAGGCCCTGGCCGCGACGGGCAAGCCGCTGATCCTGAGCACTGGCGCGGCGACGCTGGACGAGGTGTCGCGGGCGATCGGCTGGCTCGCGGGAGCGAGGGACCGCCTGGCGGTGCTCCAGTGCGTGAGCGCGTACCCGACGCCGATGGAGCACGCCTCGCTCGGGGGGATCGCCGCGATCCGCGGGGTGTTCGGCGAGCCGGTGGGGTATTCGGACCACACGCCGTCGATCGAGACTGGGTGGATGGCGGTGGCGTGCGGGGCGTCGATCCTGGAGAAGCACTTCACGTACAGCAGGTCGGCGGCGGGGCCGGACCACGCGGCATCGCTGGAGCCCGTGGAGTTCATGGAATACGGCGCGAAGGCGGTGGAGCGGCGGTTGTCGGCGCGGCGCGGGGGCGCCGGGGGCGAGGGCGCGGAACACGTGACCTGCCCGGTGTCGGCCCCGCCGGGGAAGCCGGTGCTCGCGATCGAGGAGGATGTGCGGACGGTGTCGCGGCAGTCGCTGACGACCACGCGGGCGTTGCCCGCCGGGCACCGGCTGGCTCGCGAGGACCTGACGATCAAGCGGCCGGGAACCGGGATCCCGCCGTACGAGCTGGACGCCACGCTCGGGCGGGTGCTGGTGCGCGGGGTCGAGGCGGACATGCCGCTGACGCAGGGTGACCTTGGCGAGGAGCGGGCATGA
- a CDS encoding acylneuraminate cytidylyltransferase family protein yields MNGALAIILARAGSKGVPGKNLAMIAGRPCIEWTILSAQGAERVSRVVVSTDGADLARAARRMGVEVVERPAELATDGATVDAAARHAVASVVPGHPAGAPIVILYANVPVRPAGLIDRAVAMLEETGADSVQSYAPVGKHHPWWTARVDAGTGAVSPWEGDVLNHGVFRRQDLPAAFVPDGGVIALTRGALMLELPGVRPGPHAFFGREDRRRGVINPEGSVVDIDAPIDLRVAEAVLGGGAVVERP; encoded by the coding sequence ATGAACGGGGCCTTGGCGATCATTCTGGCGCGGGCGGGGTCCAAGGGGGTGCCCGGAAAGAACCTCGCGATGATCGCGGGGCGGCCGTGCATCGAGTGGACGATCCTGAGCGCGCAGGGCGCGGAGCGGGTGTCGCGGGTGGTGGTCTCGACGGACGGGGCGGACCTGGCGCGGGCGGCGCGGCGGATGGGCGTCGAGGTGGTCGAGCGGCCGGCGGAACTGGCGACGGACGGCGCGACGGTGGACGCCGCGGCGCGGCACGCGGTGGCGTCGGTCGTGCCGGGGCACCCGGCGGGGGCGCCGATCGTGATCCTGTACGCGAACGTTCCTGTGCGGCCGGCGGGGCTGATCGACCGGGCGGTGGCGATGCTTGAAGAGACGGGGGCGGACTCGGTGCAGTCGTACGCGCCGGTGGGGAAGCACCACCCGTGGTGGACGGCGCGGGTGGATGCGGGCACGGGGGCGGTGAGCCCGTGGGAGGGGGACGTGCTGAACCACGGCGTGTTCCGGCGGCAGGACCTGCCCGCCGCGTTCGTGCCGGATGGGGGCGTGATCGCGCTGACCAGGGGCGCGCTGATGCTGGAACTTCCGGGGGTCCGCCCCGGCCCGCACGCGTTCTTCGGCCGAGAGGATCGGCGGCGCGGCGTCATCAATCCGGAGGGGTCGGTGGTGGACATCGACGCGCCGATCGATCTTCGTGTTGCGGAGGCGGTGCTGGGCGGGGGTGCGGTCGTGGAGAGGCCATGA
- a CDS encoding DUF115 domain-containing protein, protein MIGAGPDGAVLEANLAALARTSPEVARAVRGAAARGDVEFVPTAEVDGAGAAVLSAQIGSGAGARALGSRKRPIEEARRLAEGADVRSAGCLIVSGFGVGHHVAEIARKMGRSGIVLCYEPDVGLLRAVLERVDHSAWLRECNVAVLTDAEDAATLAQTIRGMEEIVALGVTLVAHPPSRERLGEGADRFAALVARQVDAVKMTVVTTMMQVDVTIRNLTSNIDRYVSCPGIGELKDAARGRPAIVVSAGPSLKRNVDLLADPAVRGRFVVVAVQTVLKTLLARGIRPDYVTALDYHEISRRFYEGLTAEDVEGVTLVAEPKANPAILDAFPGVIRCAADGFLDELLGAGARVERAGQGQITPGATVAHLAYYLARHLGCDPVVLIGQDLGFTDGQYYSAGAAIHGVWAGELGPFCTLEMREWERIARMRRSLRPATDVLGRPVYTDEQMLVYLSQFERDFKADAARGLTTLDATEGGVRKQHAEPVTLREVVERFAGAGEAAGLPRAGAVEPGRAIAARERVVAVRRDVWRVGELSRDAARVLRRMLERHDDQGLVNELIGEVDRLGREVAGLVPAYSLVHRLNQTGAFKRLRADRTLQMDATLTPMERQRRQIERDIDNVTWLGDAADELGRILDDAVACLPERVGAPVKAKRTRDPVIVGPGEKPGAGAAEGAGGAERRGTRRVAAIIPVLADRSNLGLSRDLERPFLLGESVLRTTLRRLARCRRLGGVVLLTDDPVAAGRAAGEAIPGLPVVVQGADLRAYRERILAVRSARIWSHTSWRGGIANLTCYDEVLEAPAMAAVMEAAPGGVCGGAGTIDGALLVGADWCFVDPALCDEVIERFEEERTDKPCFTQAPPGLCGMVVARGLMGTLSRAWESGGALASLGGILGYSPAMPIADLIAGSTCPQVEPAVRDSLLRFVPDARPRQMVFGAALQDLGSGVAEAGAATIGALVRQRLGGGTAAGSPPQMVIELCTGRRTSGRRAHWERGSVGAVERRPMPRALAERIIDQLADCGEGGTGRTDAAVTFGGAGDPLLHADVIELVRFAAARGIAGIHVRTDLLCEDAMLVALAQSGAHVVSVDLMADTPETYKAIMGIDRFERATANLERLLGLVAERGRLGGLPSMWVVPRITRCDRTYAEIEPFYDRWLARAGAAVIDALPLAIPGERIAPLPRPTPVWEHELRRRMTVFSDGSVPTGEKNLHATGASVIGNASKESIPTLWRRLTQRRRDLLKLGDGGHPDLQMGY, encoded by the coding sequence ATGATCGGTGCAGGGCCGGATGGCGCGGTGCTCGAGGCGAACCTGGCGGCGCTGGCGCGGACAAGCCCGGAGGTGGCACGGGCGGTGCGGGGGGCGGCGGCGCGAGGGGATGTGGAGTTCGTGCCGACGGCGGAGGTGGATGGCGCGGGGGCGGCGGTGCTGAGTGCGCAGATCGGGTCGGGGGCCGGGGCGCGGGCGCTGGGGAGCCGGAAGCGGCCGATCGAGGAGGCACGGCGGCTGGCGGAAGGGGCGGATGTGCGGTCGGCCGGGTGCCTCATCGTCAGCGGGTTTGGGGTCGGGCACCACGTGGCGGAGATCGCGCGGAAGATGGGGCGGTCGGGGATCGTGCTGTGCTACGAGCCGGATGTGGGGCTGCTGCGGGCGGTGCTGGAGCGGGTGGACCACTCGGCGTGGCTGAGGGAGTGCAATGTTGCCGTGCTGACGGACGCCGAAGACGCGGCGACGCTGGCGCAGACGATCCGGGGGATGGAGGAGATCGTGGCGCTGGGGGTGACGCTGGTCGCGCACCCGCCCAGCCGCGAGAGGCTGGGCGAGGGGGCGGACCGGTTCGCGGCGCTGGTGGCGCGGCAGGTGGACGCGGTGAAGATGACGGTGGTGACGACGATGATGCAGGTAGATGTGACCATCCGGAACCTGACGTCGAACATCGACCGGTACGTGTCGTGCCCGGGGATCGGGGAGTTGAAGGATGCGGCGCGGGGGCGTCCGGCGATTGTCGTGAGCGCGGGGCCGAGCCTGAAGCGGAACGTGGATCTCCTGGCGGATCCGGCGGTGCGCGGGCGGTTCGTGGTGGTGGCGGTGCAGACGGTGCTCAAGACGCTGCTGGCGCGCGGGATCCGGCCGGACTATGTCACGGCGCTGGACTACCACGAGATCTCGCGGCGGTTCTACGAGGGGCTGACGGCGGAGGATGTGGAGGGGGTCACGCTGGTGGCGGAGCCGAAGGCGAACCCGGCGATCCTCGACGCGTTCCCGGGCGTGATCCGGTGCGCGGCGGACGGGTTCCTGGATGAACTGCTCGGCGCCGGAGCGCGGGTGGAGCGGGCGGGGCAGGGGCAGATCACGCCGGGGGCGACGGTGGCGCACCTGGCGTATTACCTGGCGCGGCACCTTGGGTGCGACCCGGTGGTGCTGATCGGGCAGGATCTCGGGTTCACCGATGGGCAGTACTACTCGGCGGGTGCGGCGATCCACGGCGTGTGGGCGGGGGAGCTGGGGCCGTTCTGCACGCTGGAGATGCGGGAGTGGGAGCGGATCGCGCGGATGCGGCGGAGCCTGCGGCCAGCGACGGATGTGCTCGGTCGGCCGGTGTACACCGACGAGCAGATGCTGGTGTACCTGTCGCAGTTCGAGCGGGACTTCAAGGCCGATGCGGCTCGCGGGCTGACGACGCTGGACGCGACGGAAGGGGGGGTGAGGAAGCAGCACGCGGAGCCGGTCACGCTGCGCGAGGTGGTCGAGCGGTTCGCGGGCGCCGGGGAGGCGGCGGGGCTGCCGCGGGCGGGGGCGGTGGAACCGGGTCGGGCGATCGCGGCGAGGGAGCGGGTGGTGGCGGTGCGGCGGGATGTGTGGCGGGTGGGTGAGTTGTCGCGCGATGCGGCGCGGGTGCTGCGGCGGATGCTGGAGCGGCATGACGACCAGGGGCTGGTGAACGAACTGATCGGGGAGGTCGACCGGCTCGGGCGGGAGGTGGCGGGGCTGGTCCCGGCGTATTCGCTGGTGCACCGGCTGAACCAGACCGGGGCGTTCAAGCGGCTGCGGGCGGATCGGACGCTGCAGATGGATGCGACGCTGACGCCGATGGAGCGGCAGCGGCGGCAGATCGAGCGGGACATCGACAACGTGACGTGGCTGGGGGACGCGGCGGACGAGTTGGGGCGGATCCTTGATGATGCGGTGGCGTGCCTGCCCGAACGGGTGGGTGCGCCGGTGAAGGCGAAGCGGACGCGCGACCCGGTGATCGTGGGGCCGGGAGAGAAGCCCGGGGCCGGCGCGGCGGAGGGGGCCGGCGGAGCGGAGCGGCGGGGCACGCGGCGGGTCGCGGCGATCATTCCCGTGCTGGCGGACCGGTCGAACCTGGGCTTGTCGCGGGATCTTGAGCGGCCGTTCCTGCTCGGGGAGAGCGTGCTGCGGACGACGCTTCGGAGGCTGGCGCGGTGCAGGCGCCTGGGCGGGGTGGTGCTGCTGACCGACGATCCGGTCGCGGCGGGGCGGGCGGCCGGGGAGGCGATCCCGGGGTTGCCGGTGGTGGTGCAGGGGGCGGACCTCAGGGCGTACCGCGAGCGGATCCTGGCGGTGCGGTCGGCGCGGATCTGGTCGCATACCTCGTGGCGCGGCGGGATCGCGAACCTGACCTGCTACGACGAGGTGCTCGAGGCGCCGGCGATGGCGGCGGTGATGGAGGCGGCGCCGGGCGGGGTGTGCGGCGGCGCGGGGACCATTGATGGGGCGCTGCTGGTGGGCGCGGACTGGTGCTTCGTGGACCCGGCGCTGTGCGACGAGGTGATCGAGCGGTTCGAGGAGGAGCGGACGGACAAGCCGTGCTTCACGCAGGCGCCGCCGGGGTTGTGCGGGATGGTGGTGGCGCGGGGGCTGATGGGGACGCTGTCGCGGGCGTGGGAGAGCGGGGGGGCGCTGGCGAGCCTGGGCGGGATTCTGGGGTACAGCCCGGCGATGCCGATCGCGGATCTGATCGCGGGGTCGACGTGCCCGCAGGTGGAGCCGGCGGTGCGGGATTCGCTGCTGCGGTTTGTGCCCGATGCGCGGCCGCGGCAGATGGTGTTCGGGGCGGCGCTGCAGGATCTTGGATCGGGGGTGGCAGAGGCGGGGGCCGCGACGATCGGCGCGCTGGTGAGGCAGCGGCTTGGCGGCGGGACGGCCGCGGGCTCGCCGCCGCAGATGGTGATCGAGCTGTGCACCGGGCGGCGGACGAGCGGGCGGCGGGCGCACTGGGAGCGGGGATCGGTCGGCGCGGTCGAGCGCAGGCCGATGCCGCGGGCGCTCGCGGAGCGGATCATCGACCAGCTGGCGGACTGCGGCGAGGGTGGAACGGGGCGGACGGACGCGGCGGTGACGTTTGGCGGGGCGGGGGATCCGCTGCTACACGCGGATGTGATCGAGCTGGTGCGGTTCGCCGCGGCGCGGGGGATCGCGGGGATCCACGTGCGGACGGACCTGCTGTGCGAGGACGCGATGCTGGTCGCGCTGGCCCAGTCGGGCGCGCACGTGGTGAGCGTGGACCTGATGGCGGACACGCCGGAGACGTACAAGGCGATCATGGGGATCGACCGGTTCGAGCGGGCGACCGCGAACCTGGAGCGGCTGTTGGGGCTTGTGGCGGAGCGGGGGCGGCTGGGCGGGCTCCCGAGCATGTGGGTGGTGCCGCGGATCACGCGGTGCGACCGGACGTACGCGGAGATCGAGCCGTTCTATGACCGGTGGCTGGCGCGGGCGGGTGCGGCGGTGATCGATGCGCTGCCGCTGGCGATCCCGGGTGAGCGGATCGCGCCGCTGCCGCGGCCGACGCCGGTATGGGAGCACGAACTGCGGCGGCGGATGACGGTGTTCAGCGACGGCTCGGTGCCGACGGGCGAGAAGAACCTGCACGCGACGGGGGCGAGCGTGATCGGCAACGCGTCGAAGGAGAGCATCCCGACGCTGTGGCGCCGGCTCACGCAGCGGCGGCGCGACCTGCTGAAACTCGGCGACGGGGGGCACCCCGATCTGCAGATGGGGTACTAG
- a CDS encoding DUF3592 domain-containing protein yields MSKLIAVIMGLAGLLMVATGAGMVLSQWSLLSRVVKTDAIVTNTDVVEHRGSKGKRSYEPRVSFQFDVAGTTYRSSRYAPQHREKGSRAWAESVVARHPVGSKVEVWYDPGSPSVAFLWRHCSFRGYMIGLIGFWIIGAAALVPTLTGAISVQAPARPEVQAEGVVVLKPRVSVAARGWTWIGALIAWGLLAVPYAAHYFIVADQPWEEIAYVGAGVTGVLALVALWRTWVYKQVGASVSEALLAVADHPLVVGQPAWAHLEQVARSAVVVEELALNLTCWKSEIKYSGGKQQVVTTAVVDEWVAAIGETAAEPGQALRAELSLMAPPGSPPSSTATAKGWPRYRWSIRVRTRLRSRADYASEFPVMVVEGAPAAMPLEPDGVIDGEAVEEPA; encoded by the coding sequence GTGTCGAAGCTCATTGCGGTCATCATGGGTCTGGCCGGGCTGCTGATGGTGGCGACCGGCGCGGGCATGGTCCTGTCGCAGTGGTCGCTGCTGTCGAGGGTCGTGAAGACAGACGCGATCGTCACGAACACCGACGTGGTCGAGCACCGTGGCTCCAAGGGCAAGCGGTCGTACGAGCCGCGGGTGAGTTTCCAGTTCGACGTCGCGGGCACAACGTACCGGTCGAGCCGTTACGCCCCGCAGCACCGCGAGAAGGGTTCGAGGGCGTGGGCGGAGTCGGTCGTGGCGCGCCACCCCGTGGGATCGAAGGTGGAGGTGTGGTACGACCCCGGGAGCCCCTCCGTCGCCTTTCTGTGGCGGCACTGCTCCTTCCGCGGATACATGATCGGGCTGATCGGATTCTGGATCATCGGCGCGGCGGCGCTCGTGCCGACGCTGACCGGTGCCATCTCGGTGCAGGCCCCGGCACGGCCCGAGGTGCAGGCCGAGGGGGTGGTGGTGCTGAAGCCGCGGGTGAGCGTGGCCGCGCGGGGGTGGACGTGGATCGGAGCGTTGATAGCGTGGGGATTGCTCGCGGTGCCCTACGCGGCACACTACTTCATCGTGGCGGATCAGCCCTGGGAGGAAATCGCCTACGTCGGCGCGGGGGTCACGGGCGTGCTGGCGCTGGTGGCGCTCTGGCGGACGTGGGTGTACAAGCAGGTCGGCGCATCGGTGAGCGAGGCGCTGCTCGCCGTGGCGGATCATCCGCTGGTGGTGGGCCAGCCGGCGTGGGCGCACCTGGAGCAGGTGGCGCGATCGGCTGTGGTCGTCGAGGAACTGGCGCTGAACCTGACCTGCTGGAAGTCGGAGATCAAGTACTCGGGTGGAAAGCAGCAGGTTGTGACGACGGCGGTGGTGGACGAGTGGGTCGCGGCGATCGGCGAGACCGCCGCGGAGCCCGGGCAGGCACTGCGGGCGGAGTTGTCGCTGATGGCGCCGCCGGGGTCGCCCCCCTCGAGCACGGCGACAGCGAAGGGGTGGCCGCGGTACCGGTGGTCGATCCGCGTGCGGACGCGACTGAGGTCGCGGGCGGACTACGCGTCGGAGTTCCCGGTGATGGTGGTGGAGGGAGCGCCCGCCGCGATGCCGCTCGAGCCGGACGGGGTGATCGACGGCGAAGCGGTAGAGGAGCCGGCGTAA